In a single window of the Leptospira sanjuanensis genome:
- the ppnP gene encoding pyrimidine/purine nucleoside phosphorylase produces MAQFENVTVIKKANVYYDGKVTSRTVLFPNGSKKTLGILMPGEYDFGTDEKEIMEILDGEMLVKLPGQDSWKEIKGGQSFEVPAKSRFQMDVKKISDYCCSYIA; encoded by the coding sequence ATGGCGCAGTTTGAAAACGTTACCGTAATTAAAAAAGCGAATGTTTACTACGATGGAAAAGTTACGAGCAGAACCGTTCTATTTCCGAACGGGAGTAAAAAAACTCTCGGTATTCTTATGCCGGGTGAATATGATTTTGGAACCGATGAAAAGGAAATTATGGAAATCCTGGACGGGGAAATGCTCGTGAAACTTCCGGGACAGGATTCTTGGAAAGAAATTAAAGGCGGTCAATCCTTCGAGGTTCCCGCAAAATCCAGATTCCAAATGGACGTCAAAAAAATCAGCGATTATTGCTGCTCTTACATCGCGTAA
- a CDS encoding LA_0364 family Cys-rich lipoprotein has translation MKKIRIVALVIVSVLFVLQCSEISPRQKCYEDNYCKSAESDCIAGSLLISSLLANNSSGSGSSSSSASSSNSFLSFLFSPITCIGAKASCEADCDKKHAF, from the coding sequence ATGAAAAAAATCCGTATTGTTGCGTTAGTAATCGTTTCCGTCCTTTTCGTTTTACAGTGTTCCGAAATATCTCCTCGTCAAAAATGTTACGAAGATAATTATTGCAAATCCGCCGAATCGGATTGTATCGCCGGTTCTTTGTTGATTTCATCCTTGCTTGCAAATAATTCAAGCGGCTCCGGTTCGAGCTCATCAAGTGCAAGTTCATCGAATTCTTTTTTGAGTTTTTTATTTAGCCCGATTACCTGCATAGGCGCTAAAGCGTCTTGTGAAGCGGATTGCGACAAGAAACACGCGTTTTGA
- a CDS encoding hybrid sensor histidine kinase/response regulator — translation MIHHYIDTAAFPKKNTASSSFETFFKFLTSPIVFLKTFFRNLFLSKGWLALSDLEEQKKIEVLLDHLFRIFEDLSAGYSLSEILFTLAQAIEKYSSDIHASILLIDQDGLTLRHCAAPSLPKEYCDFVDGERIGPDCGSCGTAAYTKKLVVVEDIQNDPLWLKYKDTANRFHLRACWSHPILSPTEQVLGTFALYYYEPKRPSELDLRLIHSLAHIAGIAIERKRIEDLKTESEARYRSLVEQASDTIFLTDREGRYVEINPSGCALLGYTKEEFLKLHLWDVIEPEDLKKQPLRVNDLKAGRPVLTERRLVRKDGSIVPVEINARYLENGYIQGIVRNISERKVTEEIVRQAQKMESIGLLAGGIAHDFNNLLTMILGSAEVMELRIDKNSDLNKHVNRIIEAAKRGGSITKQLLLFSRPGSSELKPISISHIIKEVTDILAFSLPKNISIETKVDLTKGIILGDSGHLHQVILNLALNARDAMPDGGKITIQESIVTGEEVRKKFISGTANRYVCIQVSDTGRGMNSTTKSKIFEPFFTTKERGKGTGLGLSIVDTITKNHFGFIDVESFPNHGTKFSLFFPAVSTGEVADTDKVKKQTRLNANVLIVDDEIMVLDVLKDILELSGCKVFSANSGKQALELYQNSKDKIDLVITDLGMPEMNGDVLFALLKKITPSIKVIVTSGHIERDKKEKLLEQGVVSILDKPYKIEAVQTIVQESLRTD, via the coding sequence ATGATTCATCATTATATCGATACTGCGGCATTCCCCAAAAAAAACACTGCTTCTTCGTCCTTTGAAACTTTTTTTAAATTCTTAACCTCTCCGATCGTATTCTTAAAAACTTTTTTTCGAAACTTATTTTTATCCAAAGGATGGTTGGCTCTTTCCGATTTGGAAGAACAGAAAAAGATCGAAGTTCTCTTGGATCATCTCTTTCGGATTTTTGAAGATCTTTCCGCAGGGTATTCGCTTTCCGAAATTCTTTTTACTTTGGCTCAAGCGATCGAAAAATATAGTTCCGATATTCACGCGAGTATTCTGTTAATCGACCAAGACGGCCTTACTCTCAGACATTGTGCAGCTCCAAGTCTTCCCAAAGAATATTGCGACTTCGTGGACGGAGAACGAATCGGTCCCGACTGCGGATCCTGCGGAACCGCGGCTTATACGAAAAAACTCGTTGTCGTCGAAGACATACAAAACGATCCTCTTTGGCTAAAATATAAGGACACTGCAAACCGATTTCATTTACGCGCTTGCTGGTCTCATCCGATCCTATCTCCCACCGAACAAGTGTTAGGCACGTTCGCGCTCTATTATTACGAACCGAAACGCCCTTCGGAGCTGGATCTAAGATTGATTCATTCTCTGGCTCATATCGCGGGTATTGCGATCGAAAGAAAAAGAATCGAAGACCTTAAAACGGAAAGTGAAGCCCGTTATCGCTCTCTTGTGGAACAAGCTTCGGATACGATCTTTCTTACCGATCGGGAAGGCAGATACGTCGAAATCAATCCGAGCGGCTGTGCATTGTTAGGTTATACAAAGGAAGAATTTCTGAAACTTCATCTATGGGATGTGATCGAACCCGAAGATCTCAAAAAACAACCGCTTCGAGTCAACGACCTGAAAGCCGGTAGACCGGTTTTGACGGAAAGACGATTGGTTCGCAAAGACGGAAGCATCGTCCCCGTGGAAATCAATGCGCGTTATTTGGAAAACGGGTATATTCAAGGAATTGTTAGAAATATTTCAGAAAGAAAGGTGACCGAAGAAATCGTAAGACAAGCGCAAAAGATGGAAAGCATCGGCCTTCTTGCGGGAGGAATCGCGCACGATTTCAATAACCTACTTACGATGATTCTCGGAAGCGCGGAAGTCATGGAACTTCGGATCGATAAGAATTCCGACCTGAATAAACACGTAAACAGAATTATTGAAGCGGCAAAACGCGGAGGCTCGATCACCAAACAGCTTCTTCTTTTTTCAAGACCGGGCTCCTCCGAACTCAAACCGATTTCCATTTCGCATATTATCAAAGAAGTAACGGATATTCTTGCGTTTTCGCTTCCGAAAAACATTTCGATTGAAACGAAAGTCGATCTCACAAAAGGAATCATCTTGGGCGACAGCGGACATCTTCATCAGGTGATTCTTAACCTGGCGTTGAACGCGAGAGACGCGATGCCCGACGGCGGAAAAATTACGATTCAGGAAAGTATCGTTACGGGAGAAGAAGTTCGTAAAAAATTCATTTCCGGAACCGCCAACCGGTACGTCTGTATTCAAGTTTCGGATACGGGAAGAGGAATGAATTCTACAACGAAGTCGAAAATTTTCGAACCTTTCTTTACGACCAAAGAACGGGGAAAAGGAACCGGTTTAGGTCTTTCGATCGTGGATACGATCACTAAAAATCATTTCGGTTTTATCGACGTCGAATCCTTCCCCAATCATGGAACAAAATTTTCTTTATTCTTTCCGGCCGTTTCCACCGGAGAAGTCGCCGATACGGACAAGGTAAAAAAACAAACCCGACTGAATGCGAACGTATTGATCGTAGACGACGAAATTATGGTTCTCGACGTTCTCAAAGATATTTTGGAGTTATCGGGCTGCAAAGTTTTCTCGGCGAACAGTGGAAAACAAGCTTTGGAACTCTATCAGAATTCGAAAGACAAAATCGATTTGGTCATTACGGATCTGGGAATGCCCGAAATGAACGGCGATGTTCTTTTTGCGCTTTTAAAAAAAATAACTCCTTCCATTAAGGTGATCGTCACCTCCGGTCACATAGAACGGGATAAAAAGGAGAAATTATTGGAACAAGGCGTCGTCAGCATATTAGACAAACCTTATAAAATAGAAGCCGTTCAAACGATCGTGCAGGAATCGCTGAGAACAGATTGA
- the gcvH gene encoding glycine cleavage system protein GcvH, whose translation MAETQAPAGYLFSEKHEWVKVEGDIALIGISDFAQSALGDIVFVDLPKAGKSIKQFETFGTIESVKAAEDLYAPIGGEVVESNPALSKNPGDVNAKPFDSWMIKVKGFSTAELEKLLSPEKYKALVAGLE comes from the coding sequence ATGGCAGAAACGCAAGCACCCGCAGGATATCTTTTCTCGGAAAAACACGAATGGGTAAAAGTGGAAGGAGACATCGCTCTCATCGGAATTTCGGACTTCGCTCAATCGGCGCTCGGTGATATCGTATTTGTGGATCTTCCGAAAGCCGGAAAATCGATCAAACAATTCGAAACCTTCGGAACCATCGAATCCGTAAAAGCGGCGGAAGACCTCTACGCTCCCATCGGCGGAGAAGTCGTCGAATCCAATCCGGCTCTTTCCAAAAATCCGGGCGACGTAAACGCAAAACCGTTCGATTCCTGGATGATTAAGGTAAAAGGTTTTTCCACCGCGGAGCTGGAAAAACTTCTCAGTCCGGAAAAATATAAGGCGCTCGTAGCCGGACTCGAATAA
- a CDS encoding LA_0364 family Cys-rich lipoprotein has product MNKILILNLWLLWVFSAVSCNQTTSKERCENTCKERSQLCFSALIVKDSSAQASNQSSNPAGDAIANCSVFYNLCQTDCKLKDMY; this is encoded by the coding sequence ATGAATAAAATATTGATCCTCAATCTTTGGCTTTTGTGGGTTTTTTCTGCCGTCTCCTGTAACCAAACGACTTCTAAAGAACGTTGTGAAAACACATGCAAAGAACGGTCGCAACTTTGCTTTTCAGCTTTGATCGTAAAAGATTCTTCCGCTCAGGCCTCGAACCAAAGTTCGAATCCGGCAGGGGATGCGATTGCGAACTGTTCCGTCTTTTACAATTTATGCCAAACCGATTGTAAACTGAAGGATATGTATTGA
- the gcvP gene encoding aminomethyl-transferring glycine dehydrogenase, which produces MNSTLQNQSNTDLSKVSTGPLDTFPRRHIGPNPQQTAEMLKELGLSSLEELISKAVPDGIRLKKNLDLPKALTEHRILQDLKLIASQNQVFRSYIGAGYNACIVPGVIQRNILENPGWYTAYTPYQAEISQGRLEALLNFQTMIIDLTGLEISNASLLDEGTAAAEAMFLAYSVRKNETAKKFFVSELCHPQTIDVVVTRANPLGIEVEIGNHESVELNEDFFGILLQYPATDGNVIDYTTFIQRAHNVGAISAVAADLLSLTLLKSPGEMGADIAVGSSQRFGLPLGFGGPHAGYFATKDEFKRNMPGRLIGVSKDSQGNPGLRLSLQTREQHIRRDKATSNICTAQVLLAVISSMYAVYHGPEGLKNIATRIHKFTAVLANALKSAGFTITNNSFFDTLTIQAGGKAKEILNKARSKKINLREYQDGRIGIALDETVNVADLNDLFEIFDVKNADVEKSFAAAPNVSDTFKRNTSYLTHPIFQSHHTETKMLRYIRKLESRDLSLTTSMIPLGSCTMKLNATTEMYPVTWPEFGAIHPFAPADQTKGYKVIFEQLEKWLCEITGFAGVSLQPNAGSQGEYAGLLAIRRYHESRKEAHRNVCLIPISAHGTNPASAAMAGFKVVVVSCDQNGNVDLDDLKTKAEEHKDDLAALMITYPSTHGVFEESVKEICQIVHAHGGQVYMDGANMNAQVALTSPGEIGADVCHLNLHKTFCIPHGGGGPGVGPIGVAKHLVPFLPGHVLVDNATGNEHGAVSAAPWGSASIVLISWTYIALMGEEGLKNATQTSILNANYIAKRLEKAYPVLYKGKNGFVAHECILDVRPFKKTAGIEVEDVAKRLIDYGFHAPTMSFPVPGTLMIEPTESESLEELDRFCEAMLLIHQEIMDVQNGTLDKTDNPLKNSPHTAAMVTSDRWDHLYPRERAAYPASWLRDHKFWPYVGRVDNVYGDRNLVCSCLPIESYQ; this is translated from the coding sequence ATGAACTCGACTCTTCAAAACCAATCCAACACAGATCTTTCCAAGGTAAGCACGGGTCCGTTGGACACTTTTCCAAGGCGGCATATCGGTCCGAATCCGCAACAAACCGCCGAAATGTTGAAAGAGTTGGGATTATCTTCTTTGGAAGAACTGATTTCCAAAGCGGTTCCGGACGGGATTCGCTTAAAGAAGAATCTGGATCTGCCGAAGGCTTTGACGGAACACAGGATTCTTCAGGATTTGAAACTCATCGCGTCTCAGAATCAGGTCTTTCGTTCTTACATCGGAGCGGGCTACAACGCTTGTATCGTTCCCGGAGTGATTCAAAGAAACATTCTCGAAAACCCGGGTTGGTATACAGCTTATACCCCTTATCAGGCGGAGATTTCTCAAGGCCGTCTCGAAGCGCTTTTGAACTTTCAGACGATGATCATCGATTTGACAGGTTTGGAAATTTCGAACGCGTCTCTCCTCGACGAAGGAACCGCCGCTGCGGAAGCGATGTTTCTTGCGTATTCCGTCCGTAAGAACGAGACCGCAAAAAAATTCTTCGTGTCGGAACTTTGTCATCCGCAAACGATCGACGTCGTCGTAACCAGAGCGAATCCTCTCGGAATCGAAGTGGAAATCGGAAACCACGAATCGGTCGAACTCAACGAAGACTTTTTCGGAATTCTTCTGCAATATCCCGCGACCGACGGAAACGTAATCGATTATACTACCTTTATTCAAAGAGCGCATAATGTGGGGGCGATATCCGCCGTCGCAGCCGATCTTTTGTCTCTGACGCTTTTGAAATCTCCGGGGGAAATGGGTGCGGATATCGCGGTCGGTTCTTCTCAAAGATTCGGACTTCCTCTCGGATTCGGAGGACCGCACGCGGGCTACTTCGCAACGAAAGACGAATTCAAACGCAACATGCCGGGAAGATTGATCGGAGTTTCCAAAGACTCACAAGGAAATCCCGGACTCAGACTTTCTCTTCAAACCAGAGAACAGCATATCCGCAGAGACAAAGCGACGAGCAACATCTGCACGGCGCAGGTTTTGCTTGCGGTGATTTCTTCCATGTATGCGGTTTATCACGGACCCGAAGGCCTGAAAAATATCGCGACTCGCATTCATAAATTCACCGCGGTTCTCGCAAACGCGCTTAAATCGGCGGGATTTACGATTACGAACAATTCTTTCTTTGATACGCTTACGATTCAAGCGGGAGGAAAGGCGAAGGAAATTTTAAACAAAGCGCGCTCCAAAAAGATCAATCTGAGAGAATATCAGGACGGAAGAATCGGGATCGCGTTAGACGAAACCGTAAATGTTGCCGACCTCAACGATCTGTTCGAGATTTTCGATGTGAAGAATGCGGACGTCGAGAAAAGTTTCGCGGCGGCTCCGAACGTTTCCGATACTTTCAAAAGAAACACTTCTTACCTGACGCATCCGATTTTTCAATCGCATCATACCGAAACGAAGATGCTTCGTTATATCCGTAAGCTCGAATCCAGGGATCTTTCTTTGACTACGTCGATGATTCCTCTCGGTTCCTGCACGATGAAACTCAACGCGACCACGGAAATGTATCCCGTCACTTGGCCGGAGTTCGGTGCGATCCATCCGTTCGCGCCTGCGGATCAGACCAAAGGATACAAAGTTATCTTTGAACAGCTGGAAAAATGGCTCTGCGAAATCACCGGTTTTGCGGGAGTTTCCCTTCAACCGAACGCGGGTTCTCAAGGAGAATACGCGGGTCTTTTAGCGATCCGCAGATATCACGAAAGTAGAAAAGAAGCTCATAGAAACGTTTGTCTGATTCCGATTTCCGCTCACGGAACCAACCCTGCGAGCGCGGCGATGGCGGGTTTCAAAGTCGTGGTCGTTTCCTGCGATCAAAACGGAAACGTGGATCTGGATGATCTCAAAACGAAAGCGGAAGAACACAAAGACGATCTCGCCGCATTGATGATCACCTATCCTTCCACTCACGGCGTGTTCGAAGAATCGGTAAAGGAAATCTGTCAGATCGTTCACGCGCACGGCGGTCAGGTCTATATGGACGGCGCGAATATGAACGCGCAGGTCGCATTAACAAGCCCCGGAGAAATCGGCGCCGACGTTTGCCATCTCAATCTTCATAAGACGTTTTGTATCCCTCACGGAGGCGGCGGTCCGGGAGTGGGACCGATTGGAGTCGCGAAACATCTCGTTCCATTCTTACCCGGACACGTGCTTGTGGACAATGCAACCGGCAACGAACACGGAGCGGTCTCCGCCGCTCCCTGGGGAAGCGCGAGCATCGTATTGATTTCCTGGACATACATCGCTCTTATGGGGGAAGAGGGGCTGAAAAATGCGACTCAGACTTCCATCTTAAACGCAAACTACATCGCAAAACGTTTGGAAAAAGCGTATCCCGTTCTTTACAAGGGAAAGAACGGCTTTGTCGCTCACGAATGTATTCTGGATGTAAGACCGTTTAAAAAAACCGCCGGAATCGAAGTCGAAGACGTGGCGAAGAGATTGATCGACTACGGATTTCACGCGCCTACGATGTCCTTTCCCGTGCCGGGAACCTTAATGATCGAGCCGACCGAATCCGAGTCCTTGGAAGAATTGGATCGTTTCTGCGAAGCGATGTTGCTTATTCATCAGGAAATTATGGACGTTCAAAACGGAACGCTCGATAAAACGGACAATCCTTTGAAAAATTCTCCTCATACGGCGGCGATGGTCACTTCCGATCGTTGGGACCATTTGTATCCTAGAGAACGCGCCGCTTATCCCGCTTCTTGGCTCAGGGATCACAAGTTCTGGCCCTATGTGGGAAGAGTGGATAACGTTTACGGAGACAGAAACCTTGTTTGTTCCTGTTTACCGATCGAAAGTTATCAATGA
- the gcvT gene encoding glycine cleavage system aminomethyltransferase GcvT, which translates to MSQDKKTPLYETHRVLGAKMIPFGGWDMPVQYSGIIAEHNATRQAAGLFDVSHMGEIFVTGEANAILRFLESVTCNSVSSLNDFQVQYNAILNEQGGLVDDVTIYRFSPEKYMICSNASNYEAVTAHLLKHLPASGVKVEDQSLRWHQIALQGPKANEIFSKFLGRELDSIKYYHFALLQHEGEEIIVSRTGYTGEDGFEIYSSIPLGLKLWNGLLEFGKEQGLLPCGLGARDTLRIEAKYPLYGHELNDLWTPIESGIGWIVKEKEQSYFCSDKILSQKKNGVPSKIVAFELTEAGVPRENFRVLDSQGNEIGKTTSGTFSPSLKKGIGLALIRAEKIKDGEPIQIEIREQPKQAIITTKPFVPGSIRKN; encoded by the coding sequence ATGTCCCAAGATAAAAAAACACCGCTCTACGAAACCCATCGCGTGCTCGGCGCCAAAATGATTCCGTTTGGGGGCTGGGACATGCCCGTTCAATATTCGGGGATTATCGCGGAACACAACGCGACGCGTCAAGCGGCCGGCCTTTTCGATGTTTCTCATATGGGAGAAATTTTCGTGACCGGCGAAGCGAATGCGATTCTTCGTTTTTTGGAATCGGTCACCTGTAATTCCGTTTCTTCTTTGAACGACTTTCAAGTTCAATACAACGCCATTCTCAACGAACAAGGCGGACTTGTGGACGACGTTACGATCTACAGATTCTCCCCCGAAAAATATATGATCTGTTCGAACGCTTCCAATTACGAAGCGGTTACCGCTCATCTTCTCAAACATCTTCCCGCATCCGGCGTAAAGGTAGAAGATCAAAGTCTACGCTGGCATCAAATCGCTCTGCAAGGTCCGAAGGCCAACGAAATCTTTTCGAAATTCCTAGGAAGAGAATTGGATTCGATCAAGTATTATCACTTCGCCCTGCTTCAACACGAAGGCGAAGAGATCATCGTTTCCCGAACCGGTTACACGGGAGAAGACGGCTTTGAAATTTATTCTTCCATTCCTTTAGGACTAAAACTCTGGAACGGACTTTTGGAATTCGGTAAAGAACAAGGACTTCTTCCTTGCGGACTCGGTGCGAGAGACACTCTGAGAATCGAAGCAAAATATCCGTTATACGGACATGAACTCAACGACCTTTGGACACCGATCGAATCCGGAATAGGCTGGATCGTAAAGGAAAAGGAACAATCCTACTTTTGTTCCGATAAAATTCTTTCCCAAAAGAAGAACGGAGTTCCGTCAAAAATCGTCGCCTTCGAATTAACGGAAGCGGGTGTTCCTCGCGAGAATTTCCGCGTTCTCGATTCTCAAGGAAACGAAATCGGAAAAACGACTTCAGGAACATTCTCCCCTTCCTTAAAGAAGGGAATCGGCTTGGCTTTGATCCGCGCCGAAAAAATCAAGGACGGCGAACCGATTCAGATTGAAATCCGCGAGCAACCCAAACAAGCTATCATAACGACAAAGCCTTTTGTCCCAGGCAGCATCAGAAAAAACTAA